One part of the Acetoanaerobium sticklandii genome encodes these proteins:
- the cls gene encoding cardiolipin synthase, whose product MKNYTIPRILFLGLAIILQIALIIGMVIKFYQYFTYFYAVNIFISSLVVLWIVNDESNPAYKIAWIIPIMLFPIFGGLFYILIGKSSLSKKVVSKMNKIEEKTKEVLIDNQEKNTMLKKQDMDAAKISHYISNYAYYPLYYSNNTEYYRLGEEKFKRLKEELNKAESFIFMEYFIIEEGMMWNSILDILKEKASKGVDVRIIYDDIGCLGKLKKEYNKQLENMGIQCHVFNPVRPILSLAFNNRDHRKITVIDGKVGFTGGINLADEYINEIELHGHWKDTAILFDGEAVWSLTVMFLSLWEYLDSSTEDYEKYRYKNGIDEYKGGFIQPFSDNPLDKESVGETVYLNIINNAKDYVYITTPYLIIDNEMLTALCIAAKNGVDVRIITPHHGDKWYVHAVTRSYYKPLVNSGVKIYEYTPGFIHSKTYVSDDKFGVVGTINMDYRSLYLHFECGVWMYNTTSIEDLKTDFVSTLEKCTEIEKSYLDNIKWYKTIGRSVLRLFAPLM is encoded by the coding sequence ATGAAAAACTATACAATACCACGTATTTTATTTTTAGGACTTGCAATAATATTGCAAATAGCTCTTATAATAGGCATGGTTATTAAATTCTATCAGTATTTCACATATTTTTATGCAGTGAATATTTTTATAAGTTCTCTCGTTGTTCTATGGATAGTAAATGACGAAAGCAATCCGGCATATAAAATTGCTTGGATTATACCGATTATGCTGTTTCCTATTTTTGGTGGATTATTTTATATTTTGATAGGAAAAAGTAGTCTTTCTAAAAAAGTAGTAAGTAAAATGAATAAAATAGAAGAAAAGACAAAAGAAGTATTAATTGATAATCAAGAAAAAAATACTATGCTAAAAAAACAAGATATGGACGCAGCAAAGATATCTCATTATATATCAAACTATGCCTATTATCCGCTTTATTACAGTAATAACACTGAATACTATAGACTTGGAGAGGAAAAATTTAAACGCTTGAAAGAGGAATTAAATAAAGCTGAGAGCTTTATATTTATGGAGTATTTTATTATTGAAGAAGGCATGATGTGGAATAGCATATTGGATATACTAAAAGAAAAAGCTTCAAAAGGCGTGGATGTTAGAATTATATATGATGATATAGGCTGTTTAGGAAAGTTAAAAAAAGAATATAATAAACAGCTGGAAAATATGGGAATACAATGCCATGTTTTTAATCCTGTGAGACCAATTCTATCTTTAGCTTTTAATAATAGAGATCATAGAAAGATAACTGTAATAGATGGAAAAGTAGGTTTTACTGGTGGAATAAATTTAGCAGATGAATATATCAATGAGATAGAGCTTCATGGACATTGGAAGGACACAGCGATTCTTTTTGATGGAGAGGCAGTTTGGAGCTTAACGGTTATGTTTTTATCTTTATGGGAGTATTTGGATTCAAGCACTGAGGATTATGAAAAATATAGATATAAAAATGGAATAGATGAGTATAAAGGAGGATTTATTCAGCCGTTTTCAGATAATCCTTTAGATAAAGAGTCAGTGGGAGAAACAGTATATCTAAATATCATTAACAATGCAAAAGATTATGTTTATATAACTACGCCTTATTTGATTATTGACAATGAAATGCTCACAGCCTTATGTATAGCTGCAAAAAATGGTGTGGATGTAAGAATAATAACTCCACATCATGGTGACAAATGGTATGTGCATGCTGTAACTAGATCCTATTATAAGCCCTTGGTAAATAGCGGAGTAAAAATATATGAATATACTCCTGGATTTATTCATTCAAAAACCTATGTAAGTGACGATAAGTTTGGGGTTGTTGGTACTATTAACATGGATTATAGGAGCCTATACCTTCATTTTGAATGTGGAGTGTGGATGTATAATACAACAAGCATAGAAGATTTAAAAACAGATTTTGTTAGTACTCTAGAAAAATGTACTGAGATTGAAAAGTCTTATTTAGATAATATCAAATGGTATAAGACTATTGGACGTTCAGTGCTTAGATTATTTGCTCCTTTGATGTAG
- a CDS encoding calcium-translocating P-type ATPase, PMCA-type — MWFTKEIQDVLKEYDSNEATGLSSQEVKLRLEKYGENKLKSKPKKSFFQLFLSQLKDMLIYVLLGAAAITLFIGEYVDAVIILLVVILNAVIGVVQEYKAEKAVEALQKLSNPKALVKRDGQTLEIQALELVPGDIVILDAGRFVPADLRLIDSANLQIEESALTGESVPSEKSASEIYPNLKTPLGDQSNMAFMSTIATYGRGEGIVVATGMNTEIGKIAQILDEDNNELTPLQVRLEELGKTLGYIAIGICILIFAIALIQKRDLFEMFLTAISLAVAAIPEGLPAIVAIVLAIGVTRMSKINAIVKKLPAVETLGSVNIICSDKTGTLTQNKMKVMKYYTLDNLNEVDDNNEINNPDSIKLVQGMILSSDATYENNEGTGDPTEIALVQLGDHYGIIKSKLNETYPRVGEKPFDSDRKLMSTLVKSNDKFLVYTKGALDSLLKISTHVIKDGKSIPLTENYKSEFIKTSEELSNKALRILALAYKEVETEISSDEMENDLTLIGIVGMMDPPRLEVKSSIETAKKAGITPIMITGDHKTTAFAIAKELGIADDISQAIMGTEIDEYTDEEFSKLINKIKVFARVSPEHKVKIVKAFKSQGNIVSMTGDGVNDAPSLKTADIGVAMGITGTDVSKGASDMILTDDNFTTIVHAIEEGRNIYNNIKKSVVFLLSCNLGEVVTILLSILFFWPVPLLPTQILWINLITDTLPAISLGMDPGDKDVMNKKPRNPKESFFAHGAGPRAIMGGILIGLLTLGAFFYGLYEHGYTLGSRNIPEDVLTYARTMAFVVLAASQLFYSLAMRNPTKSIFQIGIFSNLYLIGAIIIGFILQFSVISIPFLANAFKVHNISIQDWGLVILFALIPLMINEIVKIFLRKREARI, encoded by the coding sequence ATGTGGTTTACAAAAGAAATTCAAGATGTTCTAAAGGAATATGATTCGAATGAAGCGACAGGACTTTCCAGTCAAGAAGTAAAGCTTCGATTAGAAAAATATGGTGAAAATAAATTAAAATCTAAACCTAAAAAAAGCTTTTTTCAACTATTCTTATCTCAGCTTAAGGATATGCTTATATATGTTTTGCTAGGAGCAGCCGCTATTACTTTATTTATTGGTGAGTATGTTGATGCAGTGATAATACTTCTTGTTGTAATTCTTAATGCAGTTATAGGTGTGGTTCAAGAGTATAAGGCCGAAAAAGCTGTTGAGGCTCTGCAAAAATTATCTAATCCAAAGGCCCTAGTTAAAAGAGATGGTCAAACCTTAGAAATCCAGGCCCTTGAATTAGTCCCTGGAGACATAGTAATTTTAGACGCTGGAAGATTCGTCCCCGCTGATTTGAGATTAATTGATTCAGCTAATCTTCAAATAGAAGAATCTGCACTAACCGGTGAATCTGTCCCTTCTGAAAAAAGTGCATCTGAAATATATCCTAACCTTAAAACTCCACTGGGTGATCAAAGTAATATGGCATTTATGTCTACGATAGCTACCTATGGCCGAGGTGAAGGAATAGTAGTCGCGACTGGTATGAATACTGAAATTGGTAAAATAGCTCAAATACTAGATGAAGATAATAATGAATTAACTCCTCTTCAGGTAAGGCTGGAGGAGCTTGGCAAAACCCTAGGGTACATTGCTATAGGAATATGTATCTTGATATTTGCAATCGCATTAATCCAAAAAAGAGATTTATTTGAAATGTTTCTTACAGCAATTAGTTTGGCTGTAGCAGCCATACCAGAAGGATTACCAGCAATAGTAGCTATTGTTTTAGCTATAGGCGTTACTCGTATGTCTAAAATCAACGCTATAGTAAAAAAACTGCCAGCTGTAGAAACTCTTGGCTCAGTAAACATTATTTGTTCAGACAAAACCGGTACCTTAACTCAAAATAAAATGAAAGTAATGAAATATTATACTCTAGATAATTTAAATGAAGTTGATGATAATAATGAAATAAATAATCCTGATTCAATAAAACTAGTTCAAGGAATGATACTTTCCTCAGATGCCACCTATGAAAATAACGAAGGCACTGGTGACCCCACTGAGATTGCCCTAGTTCAACTAGGCGACCACTATGGTATAATCAAATCTAAATTAAACGAAACCTATCCTAGAGTAGGAGAAAAACCATTTGACTCTGATAGAAAGCTCATGTCTACATTAGTAAAATCAAATGATAAATTTCTTGTTTATACTAAGGGAGCTCTCGATAGTTTGTTAAAAATTTCAACTCATGTAATTAAAGATGGTAAATCCATTCCACTTACTGAGAATTATAAATCTGAGTTCATAAAAACAAGCGAGGAGCTTTCAAATAAAGCTCTACGTATATTAGCACTTGCATATAAAGAGGTAGAAACTGAAATATCCTCTGATGAAATGGAAAATGATTTAACTCTTATAGGTATTGTTGGAATGATGGATCCTCCTAGACTTGAGGTAAAATCATCAATTGAAACAGCTAAAAAAGCTGGAATTACTCCTATAATGATTACTGGCGACCATAAAACTACAGCGTTTGCAATAGCTAAAGAATTGGGTATTGCAGATGATATATCCCAGGCTATTATGGGAACTGAAATTGATGAATACACAGATGAAGAGTTTTCAAAGCTTATAAATAAAATTAAAGTATTTGCTAGAGTTTCTCCTGAGCACAAAGTAAAAATAGTTAAAGCTTTTAAATCTCAAGGAAATATCGTATCTATGACTGGAGATGGTGTAAATGACGCTCCTTCACTTAAAACAGCTGATATAGGTGTAGCAATGGGCATAACTGGTACCGATGTATCAAAAGGCGCTAGTGATATGATATTGACCGACGATAACTTTACTACAATAGTTCATGCAATAGAAGAAGGACGAAATATTTATAACAACATAAAAAAATCAGTAGTGTTTTTATTATCCTGTAACCTTGGAGAAGTCGTAACCATACTGCTATCCATATTATTTTTCTGGCCTGTACCACTTCTTCCAACTCAAATTTTATGGATAAATCTAATAACTGATACCTTGCCAGCCATTTCACTTGGTATGGACCCTGGTGATAAAGATGTTATGAACAAAAAACCAAGAAACCCTAAAGAAAGCTTTTTTGCCCACGGAGCTGGTCCAAGAGCTATAATGGGTGGTATTTTAATTGGACTATTGACCTTAGGAGCCTTCTTTTATGGACTTTACGAGCATGGTTATACACTCGGCTCTAGAAATATTCCAGAAGATGTTTTGACATATGCTAGAACTATGGCATTTGTTGTACTTGCAGCTTCACAGTTATTTTATTCACTTGCAATGAGAAATCCAACAAAATCAATATTCCAAATCGGAATATTTAGTAACCTTTATTTAATTGGAGCTATAATTATAGGTTTTATACTTCAATTCAGTGTGATTTCTATACCATTTTTAGCAAATGCATTCAAAGTTCATAATATAAGTATTCAGGATTGGGGATTAGTTATATTATTTGCCCTTATCCCTCTTATGATAAACGAAATAGTTAAAATCTTTCTTAGAAAAAGAGAAGCTCGTATTTAA
- a CDS encoding DUF4956 domain-containing protein: MTTELLYSAAINNFNESFSVIQNFGLGMVVSCILGYFISIIYKYKNSYSKSFVITLALLPMIVQTVITLVNGNLGTGVAVMGAFSLIRFRSAPGGAKEITAIFMAMAVGLAVGTGYYLLAFVFVLLIGSANIIYEKLDIGKSKENEKLLKITIPEDLDYETLFDDILCEYLNSWELIQVKTTDMGSLFKLSYQVCFKDNMNSKAFIDELRCRNGNLEIALSRSLIKDNEL; encoded by the coding sequence ATGACAACAGAATTATTGTATAGTGCAGCAATTAATAATTTTAACGAATCTTTCAGTGTGATTCAAAATTTTGGCTTAGGAATGGTAGTTTCATGTATTTTAGGTTATTTTATAAGCATAATTTATAAATATAAGAACTCTTATAGTAAGAGTTTTGTTATAACCTTGGCGCTTCTTCCTATGATAGTTCAGACTGTAATAACTCTAGTAAATGGAAATCTAGGGACAGGAGTAGCTGTAATGGGAGCATTCAGCCTTATAAGATTTAGATCAGCGCCAGGAGGAGCTAAAGAAATAACTGCTATTTTTATGGCCATGGCTGTAGGTCTAGCTGTGGGGACAGGGTATTATTTACTGGCTTTTGTATTTGTACTGCTCATAGGCTCAGCAAATATTATTTATGAAAAGCTTGATATAGGCAAAAGCAAAGAGAATGAAAAGCTACTAAAAATAACAATACCAGAGGATTTGGATTATGAGACTCTATTTGATGATATTTTATGTGAATATTTAAATAGCTGGGAGCTTATTCAAGTTAAGACTACTGATATGGGAAGCTTATTCAAGCTCTCTTATCAAGTTTGCTTTAAAGATAATATGAACTCTAAAGCTTTCATTGATGAACTAAGGTGCCGTAATGGAAATCTTGAGATAGCTCTTAGTAGATCGCTAATAAAAGATAACGAACTTTAG
- a CDS encoding ornithine cyclodeaminase family protein translates to MKILVLKENHMNQVFTMKEAIKAAKDSLISYSSNDAEIPLRTNINVKEAGGQSLYMPGYAASSKALGIKIVSVIPNNINKGLPSVPATMILLDEETGQVCAMMDGTYLTRVRTGAVSGAATELLSNEDSSIFAIFGTGGQAETQVEAVLAVRNIKELRIYDINIERAKDFAAKMMEKFNIKCIAVESSEEAIENADIITSVTTTKNPVFDGRLVKKGAHINGVGSYTPEMHEIDEYTVLNAGKVYVDTRDGVLSESADLINPIKNNKCTESIVTGELGELLLGKTKGRESSDEITFFKTVGTAVLDIVTAKMIYIKALELNIGDQVEM, encoded by the coding sequence ATGAAAATATTAGTTTTGAAAGAAAATCATATGAATCAGGTTTTTACAATGAAGGAAGCGATTAAGGCTGCTAAGGATTCACTTATATCTTATTCAAGCAATGATGCTGAGATACCTCTAAGAACCAATATTAATGTAAAAGAAGCGGGTGGGCAAAGCTTATATATGCCAGGATATGCAGCATCATCAAAGGCACTAGGCATAAAAATTGTATCAGTTATTCCAAATAATATTAATAAAGGGTTGCCGTCAGTACCAGCAACTATGATTCTTCTAGATGAGGAGACAGGTCAGGTTTGTGCTATGATGGATGGAACTTATCTTACTAGAGTAAGAACAGGAGCTGTTTCAGGTGCAGCTACAGAGCTTTTATCGAATGAAGACTCAAGTATATTTGCTATTTTTGGTACAGGTGGGCAAGCTGAAACTCAAGTAGAAGCAGTACTAGCTGTAAGAAATATAAAAGAGCTTAGAATTTATGATATTAATATAGAGAGAGCTAAAGATTTTGCAGCAAAAATGATGGAAAAATTCAATATAAAATGTATTGCTGTAGAAAGCTCTGAGGAAGCTATTGAAAATGCAGATATCATTACTAGTGTTACAACTACAAAGAATCCTGTATTTGATGGAAGACTTGTAAAAAAAGGAGCTCATATAAATGGAGTTGGCTCGTATACTCCTGAGATGCATGAGATTGATGAATACACTGTACTTAATGCTGGCAAGGTATATGTAGATACTAGAGATGGAGTTCTAAGTGAGAGTGCGGATTTAATTAATCCAATTAAAAATAATAAATGTACAGAATCTATAGTAACAGGAGAGCTTGGAGAACTACTTTTAGGAAAAACCAAAGGCAGAGAATCTAGTGACGAAATAACTTTTTTTAAAACTGTTGGAACAGCTGTGCTTGATATTGTAACTGCAAAAATGATTTATATTAAGGCACTTGAGCTAAATATTGGTGATCAAGTAGAGATGTAA
- a CDS encoding polyphosphate polymerase domain-containing protein, with protein sequence MSATVYNFKRYELKYMISRTQYEELLYQLRNHIVEDKFFKSSISNIYYDTPSYKLIRQSLEKPIYKEKFRIRSYSPYPKAEDEVFLELKKKYKKVVYKRRIKSTVKQSKTYLNDISLLKEEGQIGKEIEYFFNYYNFLKPAMYIYYDRYSYKGANDESLRITFDYNLKYRDFDLSLENGSYGLNLIDKEFMLMEIKISGAIPIWLNKIFVDLEIFQHSFSKYGEAYKKTIKESIYDNRIIV encoded by the coding sequence ATGAGCGCTACTGTATACAATTTTAAGAGATATGAGCTTAAATACATGATATCAAGGACTCAATACGAGGAGTTGCTATATCAGCTAAGAAATCATATTGTTGAGGATAAATTTTTTAAATCTTCAATATCAAATATTTACTATGATACGCCATCATATAAGCTGATTAGGCAATCGCTTGAAAAACCAATTTATAAAGAAAAGTTTAGAATCAGAAGCTACAGTCCTTACCCTAAGGCAGAAGATGAAGTATTTTTAGAGCTTAAAAAAAAGTATAAGAAAGTAGTTTACAAAAGAAGAATAAAGTCTACCGTAAAACAAAGCAAGACTTATCTAAATGATATTTCACTTCTTAAAGAAGAGGGACAGATAGGTAAAGAAATTGAATATTTTTTTAACTATTATAATTTTCTTAAGCCAGCAATGTACATTTATTATGACAGATATTCATATAAAGGAGCTAATGATGAAAGCTTGAGAATAACCTTTGATTACAATCTAAAATATAGAGATTTTGATTTAAGTTTGGAAAATGGTAGCTATGGACTTAACCTCATTGACAAGGAGTTCATGCTTATGGAAATAAAAATATCAGGAGCAATACCAATTTGGCTTAATAAAATATTTGTAGACTTGGAAATATTTCAGCATTCATTTTCAAAATATGGAGAAGCCTATAAAAAAACAATAAAGGAGAGTATTTATGACAACAGAATTATTGTATAG
- a CDS encoding response regulator transcription factor, which yields MKILLAEDEKELSNALVMLLSHNNYVVDAVYDGEDALSYAQEIDYDIIILDIMMPKLNGYQVLSKLREKNCKAPILMLTAKSHVDDKVTGLELGADDYLTKPFEMKELLARIKALLRRPQNFNADILEFGDMYLNRDTCQIICNNQQVVLNKKEFQTMELLILNSKQILSKDLIMDKIWGYESDAEINVVWVNISSLRKKLAKLDSKVTIASIRGLGYKIEVGCD from the coding sequence ATGAAGATATTATTGGCTGAAGATGAAAAGGAACTCTCAAATGCTCTTGTTATGCTGCTTTCTCATAATAATTATGTTGTGGACGCAGTATATGACGGAGAGGATGCTCTTTCCTATGCACAAGAAATAGACTATGACATTATTATATTAGATATAATGATGCCAAAGCTAAATGGATACCAAGTTCTAAGCAAGCTAAGAGAAAAAAATTGTAAAGCTCCAATACTAATGTTGACAGCAAAAAGTCATGTAGATGACAAGGTCACTGGCCTTGAGCTAGGAGCAGATGACTACCTTACAAAGCCTTTTGAAATGAAAGAGCTACTTGCAAGAATAAAGGCCCTGCTTAGAAGGCCACAAAATTTTAATGCTGATATACTGGAATTTGGAGATATGTATTTAAATAGAGATACATGTCAAATCATATGCAACAATCAGCAAGTGGTTTTGAACAAGAAGGAATTCCAAACTATGGAGCTACTTATTTTAAATTCTAAACAAATCCTATCTAAAGATTTGATTATGGACAAGATATGGGGATATGAGTCAGATGCAGAAATAAATGTCGTATGGGTAAATATTAGCTCTCTTAGGAAGAAACTTGCAAAGCTAGACTCAAAGGTAACTATTGCTTCAATTAGAGGCTTAGGCTATAAGATAGAGGTGGGCTGTGACTGA
- the mscL gene encoding large-conductance mechanosensitive channel protein MscL has product MLKEFKTFIMRGNVMDMAVGIIIGGAFGKIITSLVNDIIMPVISIITGTVDFKHLKYIIEPAQGEIPELAVYYGQFIQNLVDFVIIAFSIFIMIKMINKLKAKPKEAAPAKPSEEVVLLSEIRDELKKMGPSSL; this is encoded by the coding sequence ATGTTAAAGGAATTTAAAACATTTATTATGCGTGGAAATGTTATGGATATGGCAGTGGGGATTATTATTGGAGGAGCATTTGGTAAGATAATTACATCCCTAGTAAATGATATTATAATGCCGGTTATATCAATAATAACAGGAACCGTTGATTTCAAGCATCTTAAATATATAATTGAGCCAGCTCAAGGAGAGATTCCAGAACTGGCTGTATACTACGGTCAATTTATTCAAAATTTAGTTGATTTTGTTATCATTGCTTTTTCTATTTTTATAATGATTAAGATGATAAATAAATTAAAAGCTAAACCAAAAGAAGCAGCACCAGCAAAACCAAGTGAAGAAGTTGTGCTATTAAGTGAAATCAGGGACGAATTAAAAAAGATGGGTCCAAGCTCTCTTTAA
- a CDS encoding sensor histidine kinase translates to MTDKLRWRFVLVAMVAIATVMVIVLSSINMANIYKTNKNSDELLSIISDNDGRIPFDEHKIPDDRPPKKPELGPEGRYLNRYFTVRISESDSIISVDNTNIAADVSNIAIGYVNQILEDGQSKGTIDNYRYSLSTKNGTSLIVFLDISKEQHINKSFLTVSLIVLFISLLIVFLLLVVLSKKAIQPFVDNLNRQKEFISNASHEIKTPLAILSANNEVLELISGESKWTISNHNQIRRLKYLIEQMLMLSTFEEKIDNLVFHEIDLSKILIDAMTEFSAIYTNIKVKTSIQEGVIILADKGSIVQLVNIILDNAFKYVTDDGNIFIELSQNKDAILSVSNSCELINKEDLNKIFDRFYRLDEARTRQKGGNGMGLSIAKAIVDKHNAKISAETDDDNNFIMKVKFYRKK, encoded by the coding sequence GTGACTGATAAGTTAAGGTGGAGATTTGTTTTAGTTGCTATGGTTGCAATTGCTACAGTAATGGTAATTGTATTATCTTCCATTAACATGGCAAACATATATAAGACTAATAAAAATAGTGATGAATTACTATCTATAATTAGTGATAACGATGGAAGAATACCTTTTGATGAGCATAAAATACCAGATGACAGACCTCCTAAAAAACCTGAATTAGGACCTGAAGGAAGATATCTCAATAGATACTTTACTGTTAGAATATCTGAATCAGATTCTATTATTTCAGTTGATAATACTAACATAGCCGCAGATGTTTCTAATATAGCCATAGGTTATGTGAACCAAATATTAGAGGATGGACAATCAAAAGGAACTATTGATAATTATAGATATTCACTTAGTACAAAAAATGGTACATCCTTGATTGTGTTTCTAGATATAAGCAAAGAGCAGCATATAAATAAAAGCTTTCTTACAGTTTCTTTGATTGTGCTATTTATATCTTTATTAATAGTATTTTTATTACTGGTTGTTTTATCAAAAAAAGCGATTCAGCCCTTTGTAGATAATCTAAATAGACAAAAAGAATTCATCAGCAATGCTAGCCATGAAATTAAAACTCCATTAGCAATTTTATCTGCCAATAATGAGGTATTAGAGTTGATTTCTGGGGAAAGTAAATGGACTATTAGCAATCACAATCAAATTAGAAGGCTTAAGTATCTTATCGAACAAATGCTTATGCTATCAACCTTTGAAGAAAAAATTGACAACCTTGTGTTTCATGAAATTGATTTAAGTAAGATATTAATAGATGCAATGACAGAGTTTTCAGCCATTTATACTAATATAAAGGTAAAAACAAGCATTCAAGAGGGGGTAATTATTTTAGCTGACAAAGGGAGCATAGTTCAGCTTGTAAACATAATCTTAGACAATGCATTCAAATATGTAACGGATGATGGGAATATTTTTATTGAGCTTTCTCAAAATAAAGATGCTATTTTGTCAGTTTCTAATAGCTGCGAACTAATTAATAAAGAAGATTTAAATAAGATATTTGATAGATTTTATAGACTTGATGAAGCTAGGACAAGACAAAAAGGTGGAAATGGAATGGGTCTATCTATTGCAAAAGCAATAGTAGATAAACATAATGCAAAAATTTCAGCTGAAACAGACGATGATAATAACTTTATCATGAAAGTCAAATTTTATAGAAAAAAATAA